From the Micromonospora lupini genome, one window contains:
- a CDS encoding carboxypeptidase-like regulatory domain-containing protein, with amino-acid sequence MTTDGRGPIETATAELAAWLTSAAGTPVPVGPPRAYGDADGLTLWPLELRPARQTRSSGAVREPYRFTVRYLLCVAGPAGLAVLDRVLTAATSDGSYPVVLEAGAAPLWSAFGAAPRPALLIDVPAQVDHPTPAAPPVLQPLRLRQLSMRTLRGRVLGPEDQPLAEMRVEIPGMMSATRTGPDGRFLIVGVPHDPEHPGPVRLRLTGRGLVLTADVDAGENDIVIVCAPPTH; translated from the coding sequence ATGACCACCGACGGGCGCGGACCGATCGAGACGGCCACCGCCGAGCTGGCCGCATGGCTGACCAGCGCCGCGGGGACCCCCGTCCCGGTCGGCCCGCCCCGCGCGTACGGCGACGCCGACGGCTTGACGCTGTGGCCGTTGGAGCTGCGCCCGGCCCGACAGACGCGCTCCAGCGGCGCGGTCCGCGAGCCGTACCGGTTCACGGTCCGCTACCTGCTCTGCGTCGCCGGGCCGGCCGGGCTTGCCGTCCTGGACCGCGTGCTCACCGCCGCCACAAGCGACGGCAGCTACCCGGTCGTGCTGGAGGCCGGCGCGGCGCCACTGTGGAGCGCGTTCGGCGCCGCGCCCCGCCCGGCGCTGCTTATCGACGTGCCGGCGCAGGTGGACCACCCGACGCCGGCCGCGCCGCCGGTCCTGCAACCGCTGCGACTGCGTCAACTCTCCATGCGCACCCTCAGAGGCCGGGTCCTCGGTCCCGAGGACCAGCCGCTCGCCGAGATGCGTGTCGAAATCCCCGGCATGATGTCCGCCACCCGTACCGGCCCGGACGGCCGGTTCCTGATCGTCGGGGTTCCACACGACCCCGAACACCCCGGTCCGGTACGGCTGCGGCTGACCGGGCGCGGCCTCGTGCTCACCGCCGACGTCGACGCAGGTGAGAACGACATCGTCATCGTCTGCGCGCCACCGACCCACTGA
- a CDS encoding phage tail sheath family protein, producing MPSYFSPGIYVEEVPSGARPIGPASTSIAAFVGVAPNRGAHLGKAVPVNNWTEFLRLFAEGDDIESTPLARAVFGFLDNGGARCWVVNVGEGGAITGAGQRRGGLQLLEAIDEISIIAAPGFHDVVSHEALLSMAERTRTMVAICDPAPDIDDISALTRVATPSSGKPPKPSEGPGGGAGSGGAGSGSAGGGGAGPGGSGGPEGPAYRPRQSEYGTLYYPWLQVRDPISGELELTPPSGHLAGIWARTDALRGVHKAPANEPVRGAVNLGYLVTRSEHDVLNPKGVNVIRYFAGEGIRVWGARTLAAEASEWRYLNVRRLSISIEQAIANGTRWMVFEPNDFTLWRSIRRDIGAFLTRVWRDGALLGRTPEEAFFVKCDEETNPVDVRDAGMVIAHIGIAVVKPAEFVVFKLSQWAGGTETETIGG from the coding sequence ATGCCCAGCTACTTCTCCCCCGGCATCTACGTCGAGGAGGTCCCCAGCGGCGCCCGACCGATCGGACCGGCGAGCACCAGCATCGCCGCGTTCGTCGGCGTCGCCCCGAACCGCGGCGCCCACCTGGGCAAGGCGGTACCGGTCAACAACTGGACCGAGTTCCTGCGGCTCTTCGCCGAGGGGGACGACATCGAGAGCACCCCGCTGGCCCGGGCCGTGTTCGGTTTCCTGGACAACGGGGGCGCCCGCTGCTGGGTCGTCAACGTCGGCGAGGGCGGCGCCATCACCGGCGCCGGCCAGCGACGCGGTGGTCTGCAACTGCTGGAGGCCATCGACGAGATCTCCATCATCGCCGCTCCCGGCTTCCACGACGTGGTGTCCCACGAGGCGCTGCTCAGCATGGCCGAGCGCACCCGCACCATGGTGGCGATCTGTGACCCGGCGCCGGACATCGACGACATCTCCGCGCTGACCCGTGTCGCCACCCCGTCCTCCGGCAAGCCACCCAAGCCGAGCGAGGGCCCGGGCGGCGGCGCTGGTTCCGGCGGCGCTGGTTCCGGAAGCGCTGGCGGCGGTGGCGCTGGTCCGGGCGGCTCGGGTGGGCCCGAGGGGCCGGCGTACCGACCCCGCCAGTCCGAGTACGGCACGCTCTACTACCCGTGGCTCCAGGTGCGCGACCCGATCAGCGGGGAGCTGGAACTCACCCCGCCCAGCGGGCACCTCGCCGGCATCTGGGCCCGCACCGACGCCCTGCGCGGCGTGCACAAGGCGCCGGCCAACGAACCCGTCCGCGGCGCGGTCAACCTCGGCTACCTGGTCACCCGATCGGAGCACGACGTGCTCAACCCCAAGGGCGTCAACGTGATCCGCTACTTCGCCGGCGAGGGCATCCGCGTCTGGGGCGCCCGTACGCTCGCCGCCGAGGCCAGCGAATGGCGCTACCTCAACGTACGACGCCTCAGCATCTCCATCGAGCAGGCCATCGCCAACGGCACCCGCTGGATGGTCTTCGAGCCGAACGACTTCACCCTCTGGCGTTCGATCCGGCGCGACATCGGGGCGTTCCTCACCCGGGTGTGGCGCGACGGGGCGCTGCTCGGGCGCACCCCCGAGGAGGCGTTCTTCGTCAAGTGCGACGAGGAGACCAACCCGGTGGACGTCCGCGACGCCGGCATGGTGATCGCCCACATCGGCATCGCCGTCGTCAAGCCCGCCGAGTTCGTGGTGTTCAAGCTGAGCCAGTGGGCCGGCGGCACCGAGACCGAGACGATCGGAGGCTGA
- a CDS encoding phage tail protein has product MPPTTATPQPGAPVDPYRAYNFRLLINGVTNGHFTEMSGLEVNIPGQPYREHGPGPTRMVPGQAEYEPVTLHFGLTASRELWDWVNATAQGTLNRRNVSVVLLDSVGTAEVLRWNLIDAWPTRWRGAHLNTVSHEIAIASLTLRYEGLELETGGAAAPTPA; this is encoded by the coding sequence ATGCCCCCCACCACAGCCACCCCGCAGCCGGGCGCCCCGGTCGACCCGTACCGGGCGTACAACTTCCGGCTCCTCATCAACGGCGTCACCAACGGCCACTTCACCGAGATGAGCGGACTGGAGGTGAACATCCCCGGGCAGCCGTACCGCGAGCACGGCCCCGGACCGACGCGGATGGTCCCCGGCCAGGCCGAGTACGAGCCTGTGACGCTGCACTTCGGCCTCACCGCGTCCCGCGAGCTGTGGGACTGGGTGAACGCCACCGCCCAGGGCACCCTCAATCGCCGCAACGTGTCGGTGGTGCTGCTGGACTCCGTGGGAACCGCCGAGGTGCTGCGCTGGAACCTGATCGACGCGTGGCCCACCCGGTGGCGCGGGGCGCACCTCAACACGGTCAGCCACGAGATCGCCATCGCGTCGCTGACGCTGCGCTACGAGGGCCTGGAGTTGGAGACCGGCGGTGCCGCCGCGCCGACGCCCGCGTAG
- a CDS encoding CIS tube protein, translating into MERVAFLIDSSGERVDCLLNPETVQVTRLAGVRHRGAGGGQLTGSGLADDPLVFTGGGRTELVLDLLFDVDFVQAQVRPADVRVLTRPLWMLAENSTAEHGWLRPPLVRLVWGKTWNVPGVIVAVAERFDAFTGTGSPRRSWLRLKLVRAAETADQAQAGFEEELAAVSTPAAAPGSAVVAAGDGAAEPGRSGVRFDLLANDALGSPLRWRLLAEHNRITDPLAVPAGTTLAVPPGASGGGGPESTLAGVARAVAGAVGAGASFVGASIATASWATPTGTTSASTNPGGTQLGAGSGSTP; encoded by the coding sequence ATGGAACGCGTCGCCTTCCTCATCGACTCCTCCGGAGAGCGGGTGGACTGCCTGCTCAACCCGGAGACCGTGCAGGTGACCCGGCTCGCCGGCGTACGCCATCGGGGTGCGGGTGGCGGGCAGCTCACCGGGTCCGGGCTGGCCGACGACCCGCTGGTCTTCACCGGCGGCGGTCGTACGGAGCTGGTGCTGGACCTGCTGTTCGACGTCGACTTCGTCCAGGCGCAGGTGCGCCCCGCCGACGTACGGGTGCTCACCCGACCGCTGTGGATGCTTGCCGAGAACTCCACAGCCGAGCACGGGTGGCTGCGTCCGCCGCTGGTCCGGCTGGTGTGGGGCAAGACGTGGAACGTGCCAGGTGTGATCGTCGCGGTGGCCGAGCGGTTCGACGCGTTCACCGGGACGGGCTCGCCGCGGCGGTCCTGGCTGCGGTTGAAGCTGGTCCGCGCCGCCGAGACGGCAGACCAGGCGCAGGCGGGTTTCGAGGAGGAACTGGCCGCGGTGAGCACCCCGGCCGCCGCCCCGGGCAGCGCCGTGGTCGCCGCCGGTGACGGCGCCGCCGAGCCGGGCCGCTCCGGGGTGCGCTTCGACCTGCTCGCCAACGACGCGCTCGGGTCGCCGCTGCGGTGGCGGTTGCTGGCCGAGCACAACCGGATCACCGACCCCCTCGCGGTGCCCGCCGGCACGACCCTCGCGGTCCCCCCCGGCGCCTCGGGCGGTGGCGGACCGGAGTCGACACTGGCCGGGGTGGCGCGGGCGGTGGCGGGCGCGGTCGGTGCCGGCGCGTCGTTCGTGGGCGCCTCGATCGCCACCGCGAGCTGGGCCACACCGACCGGTACGACCTCCGCCAGCACCAACCCGGGCGGCACGCAGCTCGGCGCCGGCTCGGGGAGTACGCCATGA
- a CDS encoding contractile injection system protein, VgrG/Pvc8 family: MTSVAPRALTVLLDGVELTATARQRIRSLRVAARLDQPTQAELVLATAAGGGALDPAARPGTTLDVRLAEHSDALFTGEVTAVEVEYAADGAAVLRLRAYDALHRLRKRQDLRVFTSVTAAELARELCGEVGLTVTAESDGPRLDRLLQHRHSDLELLREVTGRAGLHLAADGDDVRLVTLAGYGEPVALTLGAGVHTLRLSTNADRAGGPSAALGWHPQRAEPISQQADEARCGRPAGDRPDPADVGADGVRTAVDQPGRSDDELAALAQARLDLRAAALATAEGVAEGDPALRPGRRIDLTGVPDPLAGAYVLTEVVHTVDGDGHLTRFSTVPPDAPPGTAGGAVVTLGTVTDVADPDGLGRVRLTLPAYGDLDAGWLGVLCPGAGRGKGLVALPDPDDTVLVVLPGGEPASGIVLGSLFGAVEPYDAGVDDGKTRRWSLRTAGGQSIVVDDVQRSLRLATEGGSWLELTPDLATLHAASDLVISAPGHAMVIRARSVDFLHAEATEDPTTAAQQARSLARAHHEGGG; this comes from the coding sequence ATGACAAGCGTCGCGCCCCGCGCGCTGACAGTCCTGCTGGACGGCGTGGAACTCACCGCCACGGCCCGTCAGCGGATCCGCTCGCTGCGGGTGGCCGCACGGCTCGACCAGCCCACCCAGGCGGAGCTGGTGCTCGCCACCGCCGCCGGGGGTGGCGCTCTCGACCCGGCAGCACGGCCCGGCACGACCCTCGACGTCCGGCTCGCCGAGCACTCCGACGCGCTGTTCACCGGGGAGGTCACCGCAGTGGAGGTGGAGTACGCCGCCGACGGCGCGGCGGTGCTGCGCCTGCGGGCGTACGACGCGCTGCACCGGCTGCGCAAGCGGCAGGACCTGCGGGTGTTCACCTCGGTGACGGCGGCGGAGCTGGCCCGTGAGCTGTGCGGCGAGGTGGGATTGACCGTGACGGCGGAGAGCGACGGGCCGCGGCTGGACCGGCTGCTCCAGCACCGGCACAGCGACCTGGAGCTGCTGCGGGAGGTCACCGGCCGGGCCGGGCTGCACCTGGCCGCCGACGGCGACGACGTCCGGCTGGTCACCCTCGCCGGCTACGGGGAGCCCGTCGCGCTGACCCTTGGCGCGGGTGTGCACACCCTGCGGCTGTCCACGAACGCGGACCGGGCCGGCGGCCCCAGCGCCGCGCTGGGTTGGCATCCGCAGCGGGCCGAGCCGATCAGCCAGCAGGCCGACGAGGCGCGCTGCGGCCGGCCGGCCGGCGACCGGCCGGACCCGGCCGACGTGGGCGCCGACGGGGTACGCACCGCCGTCGACCAGCCGGGGCGCAGTGACGACGAGTTGGCGGCCCTCGCTCAGGCGCGACTGGACCTGCGCGCCGCCGCGCTGGCCACCGCCGAGGGAGTCGCGGAGGGTGATCCGGCGCTGCGGCCGGGCCGGCGGATCGACCTGACGGGTGTGCCAGACCCGCTCGCCGGGGCGTACGTGCTGACCGAGGTGGTGCACACGGTGGACGGCGACGGGCACCTGACCCGGTTCTCCACAGTGCCACCGGACGCGCCCCCCGGCACGGCGGGCGGCGCCGTGGTCACCCTCGGCACCGTCACCGACGTGGCCGACCCCGACGGGCTGGGCCGGGTACGGCTGACGCTTCCGGCGTACGGGGACCTGGACGCCGGCTGGCTCGGCGTGCTCTGTCCCGGTGCGGGTCGCGGCAAGGGGCTGGTGGCGCTCCCCGATCCGGACGACACCGTGCTGGTGGTGCTGCCCGGCGGCGAGCCCGCCTCGGGCATCGTGCTGGGCTCGCTGTTCGGCGCCGTCGAGCCGTACGACGCGGGTGTCGACGACGGAAAGACCCGCCGCTGGTCGCTGCGGACGGCCGGCGGGCAGTCGATAGTCGTGGACGACGTCCAGCGCAGCCTGCGGCTCGCCACCGAGGGCGGCAGTTGGCTGGAACTCACCCCCGACCTGGCCACCCTGCACGCGGCGAGCGATCTGGTGATCTCCGCGCCGGGGCACGCCATGGTGATCCGCGCCCGCAGCGTGGACTTCCTGCACGCCGAGGCGACCGAGGACCCGACCACCGCGGCGCAGCAGGCCCGTTCGCTCGCCCGCGCCCACCACGAAGGAGGCGGCTGA
- a CDS encoding GPW/gp25 family protein codes for MRAFRFVGAGFDAGRGGGLALTAAGGLAMTEGDESVRQALFLLLSTTPGERLMRPGYGSRLHRLIFAPNDDTTAGLAIHYVRQAIARWEPRVEVIDTDAGPDPDDAWRLVIRLDYRVRASLTPGQLVFSVDLLPADDSGGQS; via the coding sequence ATGAGGGCGTTCCGTTTCGTCGGCGCGGGCTTCGACGCCGGCCGTGGCGGCGGGCTGGCGCTCACCGCGGCCGGCGGCCTGGCCATGACCGAGGGCGACGAGAGCGTACGCCAGGCGTTGTTCCTGTTGTTGTCCACGACGCCGGGTGAGCGGTTGATGCGACCGGGGTACGGGTCCCGGCTGCACCGGCTGATCTTCGCGCCCAACGACGACACGACCGCCGGGCTGGCCATCCACTACGTCCGGCAGGCCATCGCGCGGTGGGAGCCCCGGGTCGAGGTCATCGACACCGACGCGGGGCCGGATCCGGACGACGCGTGGCGGCTGGTGATCCGACTGGACTACCGGGTCCGGGCCAGCCTGACGCCCGGGCAGTTGGTGTTCTCCGTGGACCTGCTCCCCGCCGACGATTCGGGAGGACAGTCATGA
- a CDS encoding putative baseplate assembly protein: MTLPVPHLDDRGFLDLVTEARERIQQSCPAWTDLSAHDPGMALVEAFAHLTEVMIYRLNQLPEKAYVSFLNLLGVARHAPTAAWADVVFTRAGADRGAVRIPAGLRVAAARGADPRPVVFVTTEPAVLAAGEASVTVRMHHCEPVAAELLGVGTGQPGQVLRAARAPLAHTGEPLDLLLGVEVPAGSVELGAAAREHDGRTFEIWQPVDSFAGLGPQAKAYLVDRCSGTVTFAPALDLRPPIGPGEAAASGGPAAVTVAAVPPAGRQVRLWYRAGGGPTGNVAAGTLTSMRDPLPGVRVDNPAPAAGGREMEALESVLLRGPYEFFAQQRAVTARDFEVLATSSGAVARARAFTRSAVYSFARPGEVEVVLVPYVPPTARPGGRLPVAVLREHEVPEARHRVEGDLEQRRMVGIRSRATWARFKAVSVRARVVVRREEDVDAVRRRIHDRLHQTLSPLPTALNPTGWPFGEPLRASNVYRLLEHAEPGVRYVESVRFVVDEAPDAGVRALAVDQYQPRTWYAGRGAVLFRSSNGGAGWEPAGRFDDETVLRVAPAPAPVRPGIVPRPGSVAVVTLRASGGSRVHLSTDLGETWSLLTDLDSRISDVAWLDRDGAGALLVATDTGLYEVSLLPGAVPLQILVDPSDADRGFYAVRAFVSERGAPGVAVAAQAGFGVYLSTAGGRPGSFAHVGLSNVDNRVLAVQYDGPATLLWSGAGEPDPKKPGQGCHRTRLFESDVQWQTVQAGWIGGTCRDLAFAGGQALAATQSGGVLRLDTLAAQPQWQPVSVNCGLPLRDRTRFVPVDAVAVSGPATVGASGPTAADRLVLACGERGVYRSADAVNWTASANQATADVVTVPDTWLLCSGEHDIEVVRQDATLGD, translated from the coding sequence ATGACGCTGCCCGTTCCGCACCTGGACGACCGTGGGTTCCTCGACCTCGTCACCGAGGCCCGCGAGCGGATCCAGCAGTCCTGCCCCGCGTGGACCGACCTGTCGGCGCACGACCCGGGCATGGCCTTGGTGGAGGCGTTCGCGCACCTGACCGAGGTGATGATCTACCGGCTGAACCAGTTGCCGGAGAAGGCGTACGTCTCGTTTCTGAACCTGCTCGGGGTGGCGCGGCACGCGCCCACCGCGGCCTGGGCGGACGTCGTGTTCACCCGCGCCGGCGCCGACCGGGGCGCGGTGCGGATTCCGGCCGGTCTGCGGGTCGCTGCGGCGCGCGGCGCCGATCCGCGACCTGTCGTGTTCGTCACCACCGAACCGGCGGTGCTGGCCGCCGGGGAGGCGTCGGTGACGGTGCGGATGCACCACTGCGAGCCCGTCGCGGCGGAACTGCTGGGTGTCGGCACCGGCCAACCGGGCCAGGTGCTGCGGGCGGCCCGCGCCCCGCTCGCGCACACCGGCGAACCACTGGACCTGTTGCTGGGCGTGGAGGTGCCGGCCGGCTCGGTGGAGCTGGGGGCGGCGGCCCGCGAGCACGACGGCCGCACGTTCGAGATCTGGCAGCCGGTGGACAGCTTCGCCGGGCTCGGCCCGCAGGCCAAGGCGTACCTCGTCGACCGTTGCTCGGGCACCGTCACCTTCGCCCCGGCCCTCGACCTGCGACCGCCCATCGGTCCCGGCGAGGCCGCCGCTTCCGGCGGGCCGGCGGCGGTGACGGTGGCGGCGGTGCCGCCGGCCGGGCGGCAGGTCCGGCTCTGGTACCGGGCCGGCGGCGGTCCGACCGGCAACGTGGCGGCCGGCACGCTGACAAGCATGCGCGATCCACTGCCCGGCGTACGGGTCGACAACCCCGCGCCCGCTGCCGGCGGCCGGGAGATGGAGGCGCTGGAATCGGTGCTGCTGCGCGGCCCGTACGAGTTCTTCGCCCAGCAGCGCGCCGTCACCGCCCGCGACTTCGAGGTGCTGGCCACCAGCTCCGGCGCGGTGGCGCGGGCTCGCGCGTTCACCCGCTCGGCGGTGTACAGCTTCGCCCGCCCGGGTGAGGTCGAGGTGGTGCTGGTGCCGTACGTGCCGCCGACTGCCCGCCCGGGTGGCCGGCTGCCGGTGGCGGTGCTGCGCGAGCACGAGGTGCCCGAGGCACGCCACCGCGTGGAGGGGGACCTGGAGCAGCGCCGGATGGTCGGCATCCGCTCCCGGGCCACCTGGGCCCGGTTCAAGGCGGTGTCGGTGCGGGCCCGGGTGGTGGTGCGCCGCGAGGAGGACGTCGACGCGGTCCGGCGGCGCATCCACGACCGGCTGCACCAGACGCTCAGCCCACTGCCCACCGCGCTCAACCCGACCGGGTGGCCGTTCGGTGAGCCGCTGCGCGCGTCGAACGTGTACCGGTTGTTGGAGCACGCCGAGCCGGGCGTGCGCTACGTCGAGTCGGTGCGGTTCGTTGTCGACGAGGCGCCCGACGCCGGCGTGCGCGCCCTCGCCGTCGACCAGTACCAGCCGCGCACCTGGTACGCCGGACGCGGCGCGGTGCTGTTCCGCTCCAGCAACGGCGGCGCCGGCTGGGAGCCGGCCGGCCGGTTCGACGACGAGACGGTGCTGCGGGTCGCGCCCGCTCCCGCGCCGGTGCGACCGGGCATCGTCCCGCGTCCCGGCTCGGTGGCAGTGGTGACGCTGCGCGCCTCGGGCGGCTCCCGGGTGCACCTCAGCACCGACCTGGGTGAGACGTGGTCGCTGCTGACCGACCTGGACTCCCGCATCTCCGACGTGGCGTGGCTGGACCGCGACGGCGCGGGCGCGCTGCTGGTGGCGACCGACACCGGGCTGTACGAGGTGTCGCTGCTGCCCGGGGCGGTGCCGTTGCAGATCCTCGTCGACCCGTCCGACGCCGACCGGGGCTTCTACGCCGTCCGCGCGTTCGTCTCCGAGCGGGGCGCGCCCGGTGTGGCGGTCGCGGCGCAGGCAGGCTTCGGGGTGTACCTGTCGACGGCCGGCGGCCGGCCGGGCAGCTTCGCACACGTAGGTCTCTCCAACGTGGACAACCGGGTCCTCGCCGTGCAGTACGACGGCCCGGCCACCCTGCTGTGGAGCGGCGCGGGAGAGCCGGACCCGAAGAAGCCCGGCCAGGGCTGCCACCGCACCCGGCTGTTCGAGTCCGACGTGCAGTGGCAGACCGTGCAGGCCGGCTGGATCGGCGGGACCTGCCGGGACCTGGCGTTCGCGGGCGGTCAGGCGCTTGCCGCCACGCAGAGCGGCGGGGTGCTGCGGCTGGACACCCTCGCGGCCCAGCCGCAGTGGCAGCCGGTGTCGGTCAACTGCGGGCTGCCGCTGCGCGACCGGACCCGGTTCGTGCCTGTGGACGCCGTCGCCGTGAGCGGCCCGGCGACCGTCGGCGCGAGCGGTCCCACGGCGGCGGACCGCCTGGTCCTGGCCTGCGGTGAGCGCGGCGTGTACCGCAGCGCCGACGCGGTCAACTGGACCGCCAGCGCCAACCAGGCCACCGCCGACGTGGTGACCGTCCCGGACACGTGGCTGCTCTGCTCCGGCGAGCACGACATCGAGGTGGTGCGCCAGGATGCGACGCTCGGCGATTGA
- a CDS encoding phage tail protein codes for MRRSAIERLLPAAYQRACVPGSVLWALLEVMEGLHAPDEAILAEVDALFDPYRAPDHLVVRLTRWVAMDHVVASPRPDAPLPLPVGRLRDLVANAALLARWRGTPYGLRRALELATGLPGFVIDEPDERPFHIVVRVPAAAAGQLAVITRIVEAEKPASTTAEIVVAASPSSTTPSAAPAAEEPS; via the coding sequence ATGCGACGCTCGGCGATTGAGCGGCTGCTGCCCGCCGCCTACCAGCGGGCCTGCGTGCCGGGCAGCGTGCTCTGGGCGCTGCTGGAGGTCATGGAGGGGCTGCACGCTCCGGACGAGGCGATCCTCGCCGAGGTGGACGCCCTGTTCGACCCGTACCGGGCGCCCGACCACCTGGTCGTGCGGCTCACCCGCTGGGTGGCGATGGACCACGTGGTGGCCTCGCCCCGACCGGACGCCCCGCTGCCGCTGCCGGTGGGCAGGCTGCGTGACCTGGTGGCCAACGCCGCGCTGCTGGCCCGGTGGCGCGGCACCCCGTACGGGCTGCGCCGAGCCCTGGAGCTGGCCACCGGGTTGCCGGGCTTCGTCATCGACGAACCCGACGAGCGGCCCTTCCACATCGTGGTGCGGGTGCCGGCGGCCGCCGCCGGTCAGCTCGCCGTGATCACCCGCATCGTCGAGGCGGAGAAGCCCGCGTCGACCACCGCCGAGATCGTCGTCGCCGCTTCGCCGTCATCCACCACGCCGAGCGCGGCGCCGGCCGCAGAGGAGCCGTCATGA
- a CDS encoding PmoA family protein, with product MSAGPAAAGGDTAGPAPGGDLAGPAPGSDATGPERIGTAGEKPARMLVGGTEVARYVVDPALDRRHGPRPYLHPVRTLGGTVVTDALPADHVWHLGASLAVQDVNGANLWGGRTYVRDVGYTWRDDHGVIAHTGWSERAADRSAHRLQWRDRDGSVLLTEQRRLAASAVAPDVWRLDVDSALTAPPDREVRLGSPATNGRPGGAGYGGFFWRALADGEPAVFTADAAGEGAVNGSAAPWLALTGVGPGGGAYTLVFDGLGPGDRWFVRTAMYPGVCVAFAFDVPAVVSAGATRKGRYRVWIADGRVDRNRCAALASGRRP from the coding sequence GTGAGCGCCGGCCCGGCCGCCGCCGGCGGTGACACGGCGGGCCCCGCGCCCGGCGGCGACCTGGCGGGCCCCGCGCCCGGCAGTGACGCGACGGGCCCCGAGCGGATCGGGACGGCAGGTGAGAAGCCGGCGCGGATGCTGGTCGGCGGCACGGAGGTGGCCCGGTACGTGGTCGACCCGGCGCTGGACCGGCGGCACGGTCCCCGGCCGTACCTGCACCCGGTCCGCACCCTGGGCGGCACGGTGGTCACCGACGCGCTGCCCGCCGACCACGTCTGGCACCTCGGCGCGTCCCTCGCGGTGCAGGACGTCAACGGCGCCAACCTCTGGGGCGGGCGCACCTACGTGCGCGACGTCGGCTACACGTGGCGCGACGACCATGGCGTCATCGCGCACACCGGCTGGTCCGAGCGGGCCGCCGACAGGTCGGCGCACCGGTTGCAGTGGCGTGACCGAGACGGGTCGGTGCTGCTCACGGAGCAGCGGCGGCTCGCCGCCTCGGCGGTCGCGCCGGACGTCTGGCGGCTCGATGTGGACTCGGCGCTCACCGCCCCACCCGATCGGGAGGTGCGTCTGGGCAGCCCGGCCACCAACGGCCGCCCCGGTGGGGCAGGTTACGGCGGGTTCTTCTGGCGGGCACTCGCCGACGGTGAGCCGGCGGTGTTCACGGCCGACGCCGCCGGGGAGGGGGCGGTCAACGGCAGTGCGGCGCCATGGCTCGCGCTGACCGGCGTCGGGCCGGGCGGCGGGGCGTACACCCTGGTCTTCGATGGTCTGGGGCCCGGCGACAGGTGGTTCGTGCGGACGGCGATGTACCCGGGGGTGTGTGTGGCGTTCGCGTTCGACGTGCCGGCCGTGGTGTCGGCCGGTGCGACCCGGAAGGGCCGCTACCGGGTGTGGATAGCAGACGGCCGCGTAGACCGAAACCGGTGCGCGGCCCTCGCCAGCGGGCGTCGACCATGA
- a CDS encoding carbohydrate ABC transporter permease yields the protein MVTATPTPLARRRPTGRPVLRLLILVVIVAVVLYPLIWMVGTSVKSQEEIVNNIGLLPERFTPGNYTAGWSNFDVSFGRFFVNSALVSLLTVVGNGLSCLLAAYAFARLRFRLRGMWFAVMIGTLLLPQHVLIVPQYILFRTLGLVGGDWPYLPLLIPQFLATEAFFVFLMVQFMRGVPRELDEAARIDGAGPYGIFRHIILPLSRPALVTTAIFSFIWTWNDFFRQLVFLSQLEDYTVPVALTLFIDSTSQSAVGPMFAMSVLSLLPVFLFFVAFQRMLVEGINTSGIKG from the coding sequence ATGGTGACGGCGACCCCGACGCCGCTCGCTCGGCGACGTCCGACCGGGCGGCCGGTGCTGCGACTGCTGATCCTTGTGGTGATCGTCGCCGTGGTGCTCTACCCGCTGATCTGGATGGTCGGCACCTCGGTGAAGTCGCAGGAGGAGATCGTCAACAACATCGGGCTGCTGCCCGAGCGGTTCACCCCCGGCAACTACACCGCCGGCTGGTCCAACTTCGACGTCAGCTTCGGCCGGTTCTTCGTCAACAGCGCCCTGGTCAGCCTGCTCACCGTCGTCGGCAACGGGCTCTCCTGCCTGCTGGCCGCGTACGCCTTCGCCCGGCTGCGGTTCCGGCTGCGCGGCATGTGGTTCGCCGTGATGATCGGCACGCTGCTGCTACCCCAGCACGTGCTGATCGTGCCGCAGTACATCCTGTTCCGCACACTCGGACTGGTCGGCGGCGACTGGCCGTACCTGCCGCTGCTCATCCCACAGTTCCTGGCCACCGAGGCGTTCTTCGTCTTCCTCATGGTGCAGTTCATGCGCGGCGTCCCGCGCGAGTTGGACGAGGCGGCCCGGATCGACGGCGCCGGCCCGTACGGCATCTTCCGGCACATCATCCTGCCGCTGAGCCGACCGGCGCTGGTCACCACGGCGATCTTCTCGTTCATCTGGACCTGGAACGACTTCTTCCGCCAGTTGGTCTTCCTGTCCCAACTGGAGGACTACACAGTGCCGGTCGCGCTGACCCTGTTCATCGACTCGACCAGCCAGAGCGCGGTCGGGCCGATGTTCGCCATGTCGGTGCTGTCCCTGCTGCCCGTCTTCCTGTTCTTCGTCGCGTTCCAGCGGATGCTCGTCGAGGGGATCAACACCAGTGGCATCAAGGGCTGA